Proteins found in one Microbaculum marinisediminis genomic segment:
- a CDS encoding potassium channel family protein — translation MQAGRFAIGIAVILSVCLVLATTGFHYSTLHWLSSGMARFAMRPRRRVLSIVFITLMAHIGEIVLYAAAYAVSVDVLRLGDFGGRPVSSELDYLYFSIVTYTSLGLGDVFPGGHLRFIAGIEALNGLLLITWSGSFIYLAMGRLWPWERCVQPKRPDRIPGGAG, via the coding sequence ATGCAAGCAGGGAGGTTCGCCATCGGTATCGCTGTGATCCTTTCGGTCTGCCTGGTCCTGGCGACAACCGGATTTCACTATTCGACCCTGCACTGGCTTTCGAGCGGGATGGCGCGTTTCGCGATGCGGCCGCGACGGCGCGTGCTGTCCATCGTCTTCATCACGCTGATGGCCCATATCGGCGAGATCGTGCTGTATGCCGCGGCCTATGCGGTCTCGGTCGACGTCCTGCGGCTGGGCGACTTCGGCGGCCGCCCGGTCTCAAGCGAACTCGACTACCTGTACTTCTCCATCGTCACCTACACGTCTCTCGGGCTCGGCGACGTGTTCCCCGGAGGCCATCTGCGTTTCATCGCCGGCATAGAGGCCCTGAACGGGCTGCTGCTGATTACCTGGTCCGGCTCCTTCATCTACCTGGCCATGGGCCGGCTGTGGCCGTGGGAACGCTGCGTCCAGCCGAAGCGACCGGACCGCATCCCCGGCGGCGCGGGCTAA
- a CDS encoding TRAP transporter large permease subunit: protein MEPSLNHAADGDADSADAGQRDSLLQRIDTALRTANQKIASFGVVIMLAIGILNLIDIIVFRWLLNAPITGSNELFSTLFSVAIASVLASGLSQRANLEVDLLSAIFSQRQQTILRAIGAFLYLFLIVCLAVAVFDQLVLSYERGMETPIRQWKLWPFYSFIFVLFLLCIPAQAVAALELAGRVGRPVRSTLVIGGGTLLALALVVAAISLPRPAFQSDMLTASVIVIALVWGALVFYVPLAAVLGGAAMLGITATFGPNAAFNIAGSETLGLLRSSDLGVIPYFLLMGGFAIAGGMSNDIYRFAHALFAPFRGGLALATIGGCAGFGALTGSSMATIISIGSAAYPEMTSRGYARTLVSGVIAAGGTLGQLIPPSTVVVIYALLVEESIGALYLAILVPAAITILCYAAVVLIWVSLDKTAAPAGERWDLEELRASAVVCLPVFLMFATVMGSIFFGVMTATEAASLGAVFAFVVALWRRKLANGAFWSIAAAATRSTSMIYFMIIGALIITFFLASTALLQTITDAVVDLGLPTWGVLGLMVGFYILIGAFMDSTTVMMITASTSAAIVQALGFDLLWWGVIMVLLVELGVLTPPFGINIFILKSIAGNLPVGTAYRGVIPFVLIDLVKIIALMAFPALILWIPGLS, encoded by the coding sequence ATGGAACCGTCTTTGAACCACGCCGCGGACGGCGACGCCGATAGCGCCGACGCCGGGCAGCGCGACAGCCTGCTTCAGCGCATCGACACTGCGTTGCGGACCGCGAACCAGAAGATCGCCTCCTTCGGCGTCGTCATCATGCTGGCGATCGGCATCCTGAACCTGATCGACATCATCGTCTTTCGCTGGCTGCTCAACGCCCCGATCACCGGTTCCAACGAGCTGTTCTCGACCCTGTTCTCCGTGGCGATCGCCTCGGTGCTGGCCAGCGGGCTGTCGCAGCGGGCCAATCTCGAGGTGGATCTTCTGTCGGCGATCTTCTCCCAGCGCCAGCAGACGATCCTTCGGGCGATCGGCGCCTTCCTCTACCTGTTCCTGATCGTCTGCCTCGCGGTGGCCGTCTTCGACCAGCTGGTGCTGTCCTACGAGCGCGGCATGGAAACGCCGATCCGCCAGTGGAAGCTGTGGCCGTTCTACTCCTTCATCTTCGTCCTCTTCCTGCTTTGCATTCCCGCGCAGGCCGTCGCCGCCCTGGAGCTTGCCGGCAGGGTGGGACGCCCGGTCCGGTCCACGCTGGTGATCGGTGGCGGAACGCTGCTCGCCCTCGCCCTCGTCGTCGCCGCGATCTCGCTCCCCCGGCCGGCGTTCCAGTCCGACATGCTGACGGCCAGCGTGATCGTGATCGCGCTGGTCTGGGGCGCGCTGGTGTTCTACGTCCCGCTGGCCGCCGTCCTCGGTGGCGCCGCCATGCTTGGCATCACCGCGACCTTCGGGCCGAACGCCGCCTTCAACATCGCCGGGTCCGAGACGCTGGGCCTGCTGCGCAGCAGCGATCTCGGCGTCATCCCCTATTTCCTGCTGATGGGCGGGTTCGCGATCGCCGGCGGCATGTCCAACGACATCTACCGCTTCGCCCACGCCCTGTTCGCCCCGTTCCGCGGCGGCCTGGCGCTGGCGACCATCGGCGGCTGCGCCGGATTCGGCGCGCTGACCGGCTCCTCCATGGCGACGATCATCAGCATCGGATCGGCGGCCTATCCCGAGATGACCAGCCGCGGCTACGCCCGGACCCTGGTGTCCGGCGTCATCGCCGCCGGCGGCACGCTCGGACAGTTGATCCCGCCGTCGACGGTGGTGGTGATCTACGCCCTCTTGGTCGAGGAATCGATCGGCGCGCTGTACCTCGCGATCCTGGTGCCCGCCGCGATCACGATCCTGTGCTACGCCGCGGTCGTGTTGATCTGGGTGAGCCTGGACAAGACCGCCGCGCCGGCCGGCGAACGCTGGGACCTCGAGGAACTGCGCGCCTCGGCGGTCGTTTGCCTGCCCGTGTTCCTGATGTTCGCCACGGTGATGGGATCGATCTTCTTCGGGGTGATGACGGCGACCGAGGCCGCATCGCTTGGCGCGGTGTTCGCCTTCGTCGTCGCCCTGTGGCGCAGGAAGCTCGCCAACGGCGCATTCTGGTCGATCGCCGCCGCCGCGACGCGCTCGACGTCGATGATCTACTTCATGATCATCGGCGCCTTGATCATCACCTTCTTCCTGGCCTCCACCGCGTTGCTCCAGACGATCACCGATGCTGTCGTCGATCTGGGCCTGCCGACATGGGGCGTGCTCGGCCTGATGGTCGGCTTCTACATCCTCATCGGCGCCTTCATGGACAGCACGACGGTGATGATGATCACCGCCTCGACGTCCGCGGCGATCGTCCAGGCGCTGGGCTTCGACCTGCTGTGGTGGGGCGTGATCATGGTGCTGCTGGTCGAACTCGGCGTGCTGACCCCGCCCTTCGGGATCAACATCTTCATTCTGAAGAGCATCGCCGGCAACCTCCCGGTCGGCACGGCCTACCGGGGCGTCATCCCCTTCGTGCTGATCGACCTCGTCAAGATCATCGCCCTGATGGCGTTCCCCGCCCTGATCCTCTGGATACCGGGCCTGAGCTGA
- a CDS encoding CBS domain-containing protein translates to MLARDVMTRDVVTVGPETSVRDIARQLVTSRISAVPVVDDGGQLVGLVSEGDLMRRPETGAERHPSWWLRLLAEPETSARDYVKSHGLSARDVMTRDVVTIAEDASLEDVATLLEGHRIKRVPVIRDGKIVGIVSRANLLHGLVARGPVKAPSLDDRALRDALDKAVAETGIRKEFINIVVNDGVVRLWGAVETNAEKQALRVAAEGTPGVTGVEDHVGVLPQMVRAVIWAE, encoded by the coding sequence ATGCTCGCCAGGGATGTCATGACGCGCGACGTCGTCACCGTCGGGCCGGAGACCTCGGTCCGCGATATCGCGAGACAGCTGGTGACGTCTCGCATCAGCGCGGTGCCCGTGGTGGATGACGGCGGTCAACTCGTGGGCCTCGTCAGCGAAGGAGACCTGATGCGGCGGCCCGAAACCGGCGCCGAGCGTCATCCGTCCTGGTGGCTGCGGCTGCTCGCCGAACCGGAGACCAGCGCACGCGACTATGTGAAGTCGCACGGGCTCAGCGCCCGGGACGTCATGACGCGCGACGTCGTCACCATCGCCGAGGACGCCTCGCTGGAGGACGTGGCGACGCTTCTGGAGGGGCATCGGATCAAGCGGGTGCCTGTCATTCGCGACGGAAAAATCGTCGGGATCGTCAGCCGCGCGAACCTGCTGCACGGTCTGGTCGCGCGCGGACCGGTCAAGGCGCCCTCGCTCGACGATCGCGCGCTTCGCGACGCGCTGGACAAGGCGGTCGCGGAAACCGGCATTCGCAAGGAATTCATCAATATCGTCGTGAACGACGGGGTCGTCCGGCTCTGGGGCGCGGTGGAGACTAATGCCGAAAAGCAGGCGCTGCGCGTCGCCGCCGAAGGCACACCTGGCGTGACGGGCGTCGAGGATCATGTCGGCGTCCTGCCGCAAATGGTCCGGGCGGTGATCTGGGCCGAGTGA
- a CDS encoding L-threonine 3-dehydrogenase yields the protein MLVCRQASETIVRNILVTGALGQIGSELVPALRAHYGAERVIATDIRMLQPGNGGSAGPYEHVDCTRPHQIHEVMRRHDIGTIYHMAALLSAVAEDKPQIAWSVNMGGLYNVLEVARQYECAVFFPSSIGAFGPSTPRDHTPQVTVQRPTTMYGVTKVSGELLADYYAQRFGVDTRGLRLPGLISYSAPPGGGTTDYAVEIFHQAIRYRHYTCFLSADTRLDMMYMPDAIRAMIELMQADAARLNHRNAYNVTAMTITPAELAAAIERQIPGFVIDYEVDPVRQAIAESWPRSLDDSAARTDWGWTPRYDLDAMCADMIEKLGARLKPASRA from the coding sequence ATGCTGGTTTGCAGGCAGGCAAGCGAGACGATCGTGCGCAACATCCTGGTCACCGGCGCGCTCGGCCAGATAGGCAGCGAGCTCGTTCCCGCGCTGCGGGCCCACTACGGGGCGGAGCGCGTCATCGCCACCGACATCCGCATGCTGCAGCCCGGCAACGGCGGATCGGCGGGCCCTTACGAACATGTCGACTGCACGCGGCCACACCAGATCCACGAGGTCATGCGCCGCCACGACATCGGCACGATCTATCACATGGCCGCCCTGCTCTCCGCGGTCGCCGAGGACAAGCCGCAGATCGCCTGGAGCGTCAACATGGGCGGGCTCTACAACGTCCTCGAGGTCGCCCGCCAATACGAATGCGCGGTGTTCTTCCCCAGTTCCATCGGCGCCTTCGGCCCCTCGACGCCGCGCGATCACACGCCGCAGGTCACGGTACAGCGCCCGACCACCATGTATGGCGTCACCAAGGTGTCGGGCGAGCTTCTGGCCGATTACTACGCCCAGCGCTTCGGCGTCGACACGCGCGGCCTGAGGCTGCCCGGCCTGATCTCCTATTCCGCCCCGCCCGGCGGCGGCACCACCGACTATGCGGTGGAGATCTTCCATCAGGCGATCCGCTACCGCCACTACACCTGCTTTCTGAGCGCCGACACACGGCTCGACATGATGTACATGCCCGACGCCATACGCGCGATGATCGAGCTGATGCAGGCGGACGCCGCGCGGCTCAATCACCGCAACGCCTACAACGTCACGGCGATGACCATCACGCCGGCCGAGCTGGCGGCGGCGATCGAACGACAGATCCCCGGCTTCGTCATCGACTACGAGGTCGATCCGGTGCGCCAGGCGATCGCCGAGTCCTGGCCGCGATCGCTCGACGACAGCGCCGCGCGCACCGACTGGGGCTGGACGCCGCGCTACGACCTCGACGCCATGTGCGCGGACATGATCGAAAAGCTCGGCGCGCGACTGAAGCCCGCCAGCCGGGCCTGA
- a CDS encoding cytochrome c: protein MKCPTGIAAAIVAVGLVAWGGDGALAKSHGDPGDALEEQAIAPGLTMPQMDPVRGRDLFASKGCVVCHAINGVGGEDAPALDADTMPVPMNPFEFAAKMWRGAEAMVYLQREELGEPIVLDGAELADIIAFVHDAEAQRRFSDADIPSGIRNLMHHMEEDDEHHEDDDDREEAHD, encoded by the coding sequence ATGAAATGTCCAACAGGGATCGCCGCCGCCATCGTCGCCGTCGGCCTCGTTGCCTGGGGCGGAGACGGAGCGCTCGCCAAGAGCCATGGTGATCCAGGTGACGCGCTGGAGGAACAGGCCATCGCGCCCGGCCTGACCATGCCGCAGATGGACCCGGTCCGCGGCCGGGACCTGTTCGCCAGCAAGGGATGCGTCGTCTGCCATGCGATCAACGGGGTCGGCGGCGAGGATGCGCCCGCGCTCGACGCGGATACGATGCCGGTGCCGATGAACCCGTTCGAGTTCGCCGCCAAGATGTGGCGCGGCGCCGAGGCGATGGTCTATCTGCAGCGTGAGGAACTGGGCGAGCCGATCGTCCTCGACGGCGCGGAGCTCGCCGACATCATCGCCTTCGTCCACGACGCCGAGGCGCAGCGACGGTTCTCGGATGCCGATATCCCGTCGGGAATCCGGAACCTGATGCACCACATGGAGGAAGACGACGAGCACCACGAGGACGACGACGATCGCGAGGAGGCGCACGACTAG
- a CDS encoding carboxymuconolactone decarboxylase family protein produces the protein MHIEPRPEQQTSWYLRPFFWNQRRKYGQVLDAARLWARSPKLFVAVATLYGVIDRRGSPIEPSLRSLITVRVSQINHCPFCVDLNSATLLKRGAGWDKVVSLRDWRDSPIYSDRERSALDYAEEMTVSGPGVRDETVDALRDHFSDDAIVELTALIAFQNLSSKFNAALGVPPQGFCERPATATAAATGTVDGEAASDTARWVSEQNAGEI, from the coding sequence ATGCACATCGAGCCGAGACCCGAGCAGCAGACGTCCTGGTATCTGCGGCCCTTCTTCTGGAACCAGCGCCGCAAATACGGACAGGTTCTGGATGCCGCGCGTCTTTGGGCCCGATCGCCGAAGCTGTTTGTCGCCGTCGCCACCCTATACGGGGTCATCGACCGGAGAGGCTCGCCGATCGAACCGTCGCTGCGCTCGCTGATCACGGTCCGGGTCTCGCAGATCAACCATTGCCCGTTCTGCGTCGATCTGAACTCCGCGACGCTGCTCAAGCGGGGCGCGGGGTGGGACAAGGTCGTGTCTCTCCGCGACTGGCGGGACAGCCCGATCTACAGCGACCGGGAACGGAGCGCCCTCGATTACGCCGAGGAGATGACGGTCTCCGGGCCGGGCGTCCGCGACGAAACCGTGGACGCGCTGCGCGATCACTTTTCCGATGATGCGATCGTCGAACTGACCGCGCTGATCGCGTTCCAGAACCTGTCGAGCAAGTTCAATGCGGCCCTCGGTGTCCCGCCGCAGGGGTTCTGCGAGCGTCCCGCCACCGCCACTGCCGCCGCCACTGGCACCGTCGACGGCGAGGCGGCCTCGGACACCGCACGTTGGGTAAGCGAACAGAACGCGGGAGAGATCTGA
- a CDS encoding aminotransferase class I/II-fold pyridoxal phosphate-dependent enzyme, producing MPHDRLLDLLNAKVDTLTTAGTRKGLERVTRAVVPPADGKGPRFLLEGHGDRPFLRMNANSYLGLSFTADLIAAEEQAVRAYGTGPGAVRFISGTWTPHVALEQRLAAFHGREAAMIFSSAYATVMGLLPQLITPQTAVISDALNHNCIINAIRLSEPGEKRIYAHLAMDELERHLREASGACRRAIVVTDGIFSMRGDHAPLDRILALAKKYDRDYPENVLVVVDDSHGVGAFGKTGRGTEEVTASGPCDLLVATLGKAFGVNGGYVAGNRTFVDYLRETAPFYIYSNPITPGEAAAAVKAVDIVDSARGHDMLAHLRAMTRRFEQGLVDLGWETIPGEHPVVPLMVRNTPKTTQLVAHLFESGVLATGLGFPVVPKGDEEIRFQISADHTPADIDEALAAVRAFAG from the coding sequence ATGCCCCATGACCGGCTGCTGGACCTGCTGAACGCCAAGGTGGACACGCTGACGACCGCGGGCACGCGCAAGGGCCTCGAGCGCGTGACCCGTGCGGTCGTTCCTCCCGCGGACGGGAAGGGCCCGCGCTTCCTGCTGGAAGGCCACGGCGACAGGCCGTTCCTGCGCATGAACGCCAACAGCTATCTCGGCCTGTCGTTCACCGCCGATCTGATCGCGGCGGAGGAGCAGGCCGTGCGCGCCTATGGCACCGGGCCGGGCGCGGTGCGCTTCATCTCGGGCACCTGGACGCCGCATGTCGCGCTGGAACAACGGCTTGCCGCCTTCCACGGCCGCGAAGCGGCGATGATCTTTTCCTCCGCCTATGCCACGGTGATGGGGCTGTTGCCGCAGCTCATCACACCGCAGACGGCGGTGATCAGCGACGCGCTGAACCACAATTGCATCATCAACGCCATCCGGCTTTCCGAGCCCGGCGAGAAGCGCATCTACGCCCATCTGGCGATGGACGAGCTCGAGCGCCACCTTCGCGAGGCGAGCGGCGCGTGCAGGCGCGCGATCGTCGTCACCGACGGCATCTTCAGCATGCGCGGCGACCACGCCCCGCTCGACCGGATCTTGGCTCTGGCGAAGAAATACGACCGCGACTATCCCGAGAACGTGCTCGTCGTCGTCGACGATTCCCACGGCGTCGGCGCCTTCGGCAAGACCGGCCGCGGCACCGAGGAAGTTACCGCCTCCGGCCCCTGCGACCTGCTGGTCGCCACGCTCGGCAAGGCGTTCGGCGTCAACGGCGGCTACGTTGCCGGAAACCGGACCTTCGTCGACTACCTGCGCGAGACCGCCCCATTCTACATCTATTCGAACCCGATCACACCCGGCGAGGCGGCCGCCGCCGTCAAGGCCGTCGACATCGTCGACAGCGCGCGCGGGCATGACATGCTTGCCCATCTGCGCGCCATGACCCGGCGTTTCGAGCAGGGGCTCGTCGATCTCGGCTGGGAAACCATCCCCGGCGAGCATCCCGTGGTGCCGCTGATGGTGCGCAACACGCCGAAGACGACGCAGCTGGTGGCGCATCTGTTCGAGAGCGGCGTGCTGGCAACCGGGCTGGGCTTTCCGGTGGTTCCGAAGGGCGACGAGGAGATCCGCTTCCAGATTTCCGCCGACCACACGCCGGCCGACATCGATGAGGCGCTCGCCGCGGTCCGCGCCTTCGCCGGCTAG
- a CDS encoding CapA family protein — protein sequence MAAPIRTLAFLGDVMLGRLVSDEIGRRPPAFFWGDALSLLHGADAVFVNLECAVTGNPEPWRRTEKVFHFKAVPKAIDVLKAARVRFACLANNHVLDFETEGLLETLSLLDSAGIPHAGAGRTRDEAERAAFVDVKGLRVALFAATDNEPDFAATDEAPGTKHVDPYRDEPVWPTPRDIEAARSDGADLVVASLHLGPNMVLQPSPPLRGYKQRLCESGVDIVHGHSAHVFQGVERRGNGLILHDTGDYLDDYAVDPQLRNDWSFVFVVEADETGLKRLVLHPVRLEFATTRRADGPEAAAICDRMEALSEPFGTRFRRVDGRLELDLAD from the coding sequence ATGGCCGCCCCCATCAGGACACTGGCTTTTCTCGGCGATGTCATGCTCGGCCGGCTCGTCAGCGACGAGATCGGCAGGCGGCCGCCGGCGTTCTTCTGGGGCGATGCCCTGTCCCTGCTGCACGGCGCCGATGCGGTGTTCGTCAACCTGGAATGCGCCGTCACCGGCAATCCCGAGCCGTGGCGACGCACCGAGAAGGTCTTTCACTTCAAGGCCGTGCCGAAGGCGATCGATGTGCTGAAGGCAGCCCGGGTCCGTTTCGCCTGTCTCGCCAACAACCACGTGCTCGATTTCGAGACCGAGGGGCTGCTCGAGACGCTGTCGCTGCTTGACTCGGCGGGCATTCCCCATGCCGGCGCCGGCCGGACGCGCGACGAGGCCGAGCGCGCCGCCTTCGTCGATGTCAAAGGCCTGCGCGTCGCGTTGTTCGCGGCGACGGACAACGAGCCGGACTTCGCAGCGACGGACGAGGCACCGGGGACGAAACATGTCGATCCGTACCGCGACGAACCGGTCTGGCCGACACCGCGCGACATCGAGGCGGCCCGCTCCGACGGCGCCGATCTCGTCGTCGCCAGCCTCCATCTCGGGCCCAACATGGTGCTGCAGCCCTCGCCGCCGCTCAGGGGCTACAAGCAGCGCCTGTGCGAGAGCGGCGTCGATATCGTCCACGGCCACTCGGCGCATGTCTTCCAGGGCGTCGAGCGGCGCGGCAACGGCCTGATCCTGCACGACACCGGCGACTATCTGGACGACTATGCCGTCGATCCGCAGCTGCGCAACGACTGGTCGTTCGTCTTCGTCGTCGAGGCAGACGAGACCGGCCTGAAACGGCTGGTGCTGCATCCGGTGCGGCTGGAGTTCGCGACGACGCGGCGCGCCGACGGGCCGGAAGCCGCTGCGATTTGCGACCGGATGGAGGCGCTGTCCGAGCCCTTCGGCACGCGGTTCCGTCGGGTCGACGGCCGGCTCGAGCTGGATCTCGCGGATTGA